The Sulfuricurvum sp. IAE1 DNA segment GATCGAAGCGGGGCTTGGGGAACTCAGAACGGCCAAAATCCGTTTTGACGAGATCTCCCTATTACTGGCCGAACGCTTCGACGATACCGCACTGCTCGAAGAGCAGTCGCGCCTGACCAATTTTCTCGATCACCACAACGCATGGAACCTCGACGACAAAATCGAACGGGTGATGCAGCATTTCATGCTCAAAGAGTACGAAACGAAAAAGGTGAACCTCCTCAGCGGGGGAGAACAGCGACGGGTCGCACTGGCCTCACTGCTGCTCCAAAAACCCGATATTCTCCTTCTTGACGAGCCGACCAACCATCTCGACGTCTACATGGTCGAGTTTCTCGAAGAGCTGATCCTCAAAGAGCGTTTCACCCTCCTCTTCATCTCGCACGACCGTTATTTCATCGATCAGGTCGCGACAAAGACGATCGAGGTCGAAGAGTGCGTCCTGCGCGAATTCAACGGAGGATACAGCCATTATCTCGAGCAAAAACAAGAGCTCCTGCGGACGATGGCGCAGCAGCATGAAAACCTACTCAAACTGCTCAAAGCCGAAAACGAATGGCTCCGCCGAGGGGTCAAGGCGCGATTGAAACGGAACGAAGGGAGAAAGCAGCGGGTGCTGGAACTGCGCGAACAGGCCAAGCACAACCCTTCCAAAATCCGTAAAATGAAACTCGAACTCGAACGCGAGGCCAAACACTTCAACCGCGCCGACGGGGTAAACCGCCAGAAGATGCTTTTCGAGATCGATCACCTGGGGCTGAAACTGGGCGATAAAACGCTGATCCGCGATTTTTCGACCCGGATCCTTCAAAAAGACGTTATCGCCGTCGTCGGCCCCAACGGCAGCGGAAAATCGACGCTTCTCAAAGCGTTGTTGGGACGGCTCAAACCCACATCCGGTGCCATCAAGCAGGGGGAGTTTTCGATCGGCTATTTCGACCAGCACCGCGAGATGCTTGATGATTCCAAAAACCTGATCGAAACCTTCTGCCCCAACGGCGGAGACCGTGTACAGGCCCAGGGACAGGATTTCCACGTCTACGGCTATCTCAAAAACTTTCTCTTTCCCCGCGAGTTTCTCGATAAAAAAATCGGCATCCTCAGCGGCGGGGAGAAGAACCGCGTCGCCCTGGCACTGCTCTTTACCAAAAAAGTGGACTGTCTGATTTTGGACGAACCGACCAACGACCTCGATATCCCGACGATCAATATCCTCGAAGAGAAGCTCCAGAACTTCCCCGGAGCGGTCATCCTGGTCAGCCACGACCGCTATTTCGTCGACAAAATCGCGAAGAAACTCTTCATCTTCAAAGGGGACGGGACCATCGAGGAGAGCTACAAGCCCTACAGCGAATACCTCGAAGACGAAAAAGAGCTACAAGAAATCGATGCGATGGAAGCGGAATTTTCCAAACCCGGCGCGGCGGCGTCCAAACCCGCTTCCGATAAACCCAAAGCGCTCAAACTAAGCTACAACGAACAAAAAGCGCTTGAACGGCTCCCCGCCCTGATCGAGGCGCTGGAGGCGAAGATTGACGAGCTAAACGCCGCACTGGCCGACCCGAAACAATACGAAAAAATCGGGATCACGGTTTTGGCGGCCGAGCTTGAAAAAATCAAAGCGGAATACGAAGAAAAAGTAGATGAACTGCTGAGTATCGAAGAAAAAATCGAGGAGATCGAAGCGCTGAAAAACCTCTAGCGCTTCGACGGTCCGAAAAGGGGTCAACGCCCCCCTTTTCCTTTCATCATGCCGCCTCCCATGCCTCCGCCGGAGCCTTGCATCATCCCTTTGCCTTTTTGCATTCCCTGCATATTCTGACCTTGTCCCTGCATCATTCCCTGCCCCTGGCCGTAACCCATACCTTTACCCTGGCTACCCATTTGCTGGGAAGTTTTCCCCG contains these protein-coding regions:
- the abc-f gene encoding ribosomal protection-like ABC-F family protein, which codes for MALVDLLGVSKHYEAQKILENVNFHIDEGERVVIVGKNGSGKSTLMKIVAGVLDADEGERITRQGIQIKMLSQIPVFDPEHTVREAIEAGLGELRTAKIRFDEISLLLAERFDDTALLEEQSRLTNFLDHHNAWNLDDKIERVMQHFMLKEYETKKVNLLSGGEQRRVALASLLLQKPDILLLDEPTNHLDVYMVEFLEELILKERFTLLFISHDRYFIDQVATKTIEVEECVLREFNGGYSHYLEQKQELLRTMAQQHENLLKLLKAENEWLRRGVKARLKRNEGRKQRVLELREQAKHNPSKIRKMKLELEREAKHFNRADGVNRQKMLFEIDHLGLKLGDKTLIRDFSTRILQKDVIAVVGPNGSGKSTLLKALLGRLKPTSGAIKQGEFSIGYFDQHREMLDDSKNLIETFCPNGGDRVQAQGQDFHVYGYLKNFLFPREFLDKKIGILSGGEKNRVALALLFTKKVDCLILDEPTNDLDIPTINILEEKLQNFPGAVILVSHDRYFVDKIAKKLFIFKGDGTIEESYKPYSEYLEDEKELQEIDAMEAEFSKPGAAASKPASDKPKALKLSYNEQKALERLPALIEALEAKIDELNAALADPKQYEKIGITVLAAELEKIKAEYEEKVDELLSIEEKIEEIEALKNL